The following coding sequences are from one Dreissena polymorpha isolate Duluth1 chromosome 8, UMN_Dpol_1.0, whole genome shotgun sequence window:
- the LOC127842346 gene encoding enhancer of split m8 protein-like → MVGQASMSEADSTYLRKIRKPLVEKRRRDRMNVSIDRLRALLATACPNDSSISRVDKAEVLDQAVRYLTCLQQRPSRHTTSGGVMPGAQTEAYKAGFRECTRETIRYLDAMGTYERNSIKQLGHHLLQVCDAKTGSAVFQPSRSRFPSPLPLHTSSTPLSTRDSLLRLPDIAFHHSDSYSPDMRASMMLPRTPQWNLVGRYSDSPPLFGSVSPTSSVGSFCDVSSSTSANAMSEDSLDLSLKSSHESSTGSAGCDVSLDVIIKEEQPWRPW, encoded by the exons atgGTTGGACAAGCGAGCATGAGTGAGGCAGATTCTACCTATCTCAGAAAG ATCCGGAAGCCGCTGGTGGAGAAGAGACGCCGGGACCGTATGAACGTCAGCATTGACCGCCTGAGGGCGCTGCTTGCCACCGCCTGTCCAAAT GACAGTTCCATTTCCCGCGTCGACAAAGCGGAAGTTCTCGACCAGGCGGTCCGCTACTTGACGTGCTTGCAGCAGCGACCATCTCGGCACACCACTTCTGGTGGGGTCATGCCCGGCGCACAAACGGAGGCATACAAGGCGGGCTTCCGGGAGTGCACGCGAGAGACCATCCGCTACCTGGACGCCATGGGTACCTACGAGCGGAACTCCATCAAACAATTGGGACACCATCTCCTCCAAGTGTGCGACGCTAAAACCGGAAGTGCCGTTTTTCAACCATCAAGGTCTCGTTTCCCTAGCCCGCTGCCTCTTCATACAAGCAGCACGCCGCTTTCGACACGCGACTCACTGCTTCGACTTCCAGATATCGCGTTCCATCATAGCGACTCGTATTCACCGGACATGCGCGCTAGCATGATGCTTCCCCGGACGCCACAGTGGAATCTTGTCGGTAGGTACAGCGACTCTCCGCCGCTCTTCGGCAGCGTCAGCCCGACAAGTTCCGTCGGCAGTTTCTGCGATGTTTCATCGTCTACGTCGGCGAATGCGATGTCGGAGGACAGCCTTGACTTAAGTTTGAAATCTTCCCATGAAAGCAGTACCGGAAGTGCTGGATGTGACGTCTCTCTTGACGTCATCATTAAAGAGGAGCAGCCGTGGAGACCGTGGTGA
- the LOC127842345 gene encoding transcription factor HES-4-like produces MLLMETKMCDAKVSPVRPDTSTSYLRKIKKPLIERKRRERINNCLAQLKTILLENIKQNGGTQVSKLDKADILEMTVSHLRQIHHQQLSAAMAASSGVIAQYREGYTECAAEAVRYMEASRAYPAEMVMRMRNNLTNKVAYALGHGQPRLAITSAPRDTISPRDYSVARSHGNGLSNLKCHSEGHKTPVKVKVESLTSPCKSHYSPDSGFDSAFSPLLMTVPYHTLKRESESTPIRLTSTPIDTRCDDHSPNISEIKTSQNSVLELPVRHPVPVNEVGDSPSQKQVWRPF; encoded by the exons CCAGTTAGACCAGATACTTCCACATCGTATCTGAGAAAG ATAAAGAAGCCACTGATAGAGCGAAAAAGACGAGAACGAATCAACAACTGTCTGGCACAACTGAAAACAATTCTTCTTGAGAACATCAAACAGAAT GGCGGCACGCAAGTCTCCAAGCTGGACAAGGCCGACATTCTCGAGATGACCGTCAGCCACCTCCGGCAGATACACCACCAACAGCTCAGCGCCGCCATGGCCGCCAGTTCCGGCGTGATCGCCCAGTACCGAGAAGGCTACACAGAGTGCGCCGCGGAGGCCGTCCGCTACATGGAAGCGTCGCGCGCGTACCCGGCGGAAATGGTCATGCGCATGCGCAATAACCTAACCAACAAGGTCGCGTACGCACTGGGACACGGCCAGCCGCGTCTGGCTATCACGAGCGCACCGCGTGACACAATCTCGCCCCGAGACTACAGTGTGGCTCGTAGCCATGGCAACGGACTTAGCAACTTGAAATGTCACAGTGAAGGACACAAAACGCCTGTCAAGGTAAAAGTGGAGAGTTTGACCAGTCCGTGTAAATCTCACTACTCCCCCGACAGTGGATTTGACAGTGCTTTCTCGCCTCTGTTAATGACCGTTCCCTACCATACGCTGAAGCGCGAATCGGAATCCACGCCTATAAGGCTTACCTCCACGCCCATAGACACTCGTTGTGACGATCATTCCCCGAACATATCCGAAATCAAGACCTCCCAGAATTCCGTACTCGAACTTCCGGTTAGACATCCGGTTCCGGTCAACGAGGTCGGAGATTCCCCATCTCAAAAACAAGTGTGGCGGCCATTTTAA